A region from the Linepithema humile isolate Giens D197 chromosome 1, Lhum_UNIL_v1.0, whole genome shotgun sequence genome encodes:
- the LOC105674114 gene encoding uncharacterized protein translates to MSRKRQANDIQDLYKKLEKIQRKLDIIRAVPESSSTDEEEEQRQVIDEEKESDLSDAIGSDKEENEQLTEQLDKENVAPSNSDQNTVATVDNEILEMLGEDPQKSKALDIVLHDSLKLRWNYWITHGIEQKSKEELTVKYARSSEFDAPKLNPEISAILSESAVKRDNFMVENQKLAGSALTAIGSALTLIMIEEEDIDKLLFVQRLNEAAKLIMAIHFNETESRKAFIYPGINKQFKTTLKERRSDTFLFGENLADKIKESKSIASLTQNVKNQQFSRSLSQYSKKNLNAKSLQVKRPFTNRAGYPNTQGHNRSRLTFRTKEPYNSRARTHRSSSRSTRKTR, encoded by the exons ATGTCACGCAAGCGTCAAGCTAACGATATTCAAGATCTGtataagaaattagaaaaaatacagaGAAAGTTAGACATCATACGTGCCGTTCCGGAAAGTTCCAGCACGGACGAGGAGGAAGAGCAAAGACAGGTGATAGATGAGGAAAAAGAATCGGACCTCTCTGATGCAATAG GTTcagataaagaagaaaatgaacaACTTACTGAGCAGTTAGACAAAGAAAACGTAGCGCCAAGCAATTCGGACCAGAACACAGTGGCGACGGTCGACAATGAGATCCTCGAGATGCTTGGAGAAGATCCGCAAAAATCAAAAGCGCTAGATATCGTTTTACATGATTCTTTGAAACTGCGTTGGAATTACTGGATTACACACGGAATAGAACAGAAGTCCAAGGAAGAGCTGACGGTCAAATACGCTCGTTCGTCGGAATTTGACGCACCTAAACTAAACCCAGAAATTTCCGCCATACTCTCTGAGTCGGCAGTTAAAAGGGACAATTTTATGGTCGAAAATCAAAAGCTAGCAGGATCAGCTCTCACAGCAATCGGCTCGGCGTTGACATTGATTATGATTGAGGAAGAAGATATAGATAAGCTATTATTCGTACAGAGACTTAACGAAGCGgctaaattaataatggcAATCCATTTTAACGAAACCGAGTCGCGTAAAGCTTTCATTTACCCcggaattaataaacaatttaagacGACCCTTAAAGAACGAAGATCGGATACTTTTCTCTTTGGAGAAAACTTAGCAGACAAGATTAAAGAATCTAAAAGTATCGCAAGTCTAACACAGAACGTCAAAAATCAACAGTTTTCAAGAAGTCTGTCACAATattctaagaaaaatttaaacgcAAAGAGCCTGCAGGTGAAGAGGCCGTTCACCAATCGTGCAGGCTATCCCAACACTCAAGGCCACAACCGCTCTCGTCTGACCTTCAGGACGAAAGAACCATACAACTCGAGAGCACGAACACACCGGAGTTCCAGCAGGTCAACGAGGAAAACCAGATAA
- the LOC137001389 gene encoding uncharacterized protein, which yields MLTKFMSKKTCLISDLAQLIGKLVAACPAIEYGLLYTRLLEREKLLALIINDYDYDKTIIISQHLLSELDWWRASLKNSINSIKSGNFQMIIYTDASTTGWGAVNGNERIHGFWNESEKRKHINYLELLTVYLALCKLAIDVRNCQILLRIDNTTAISYINKMGGVRYMKYNSLARKIWKWAEDKNIFLFASYIASKDNVEADTLSRLKNNDGEWELASFAFKEIVTKFGRPEIDLFATNLNKKCNRFASWYPEPNSEQIDAFTFSWSDLNFYAFPPFILILRTLVKIKQDKACGIVVVPDWPNQPWEIIGKAFLKKGVPQESLEIMIASLANSTIKQYESSLRQWKTYCERKDLNLFEPTCDNVIQFLTECFRTGASYGTLNSHRSAISLISENKIGEASLITRFLKGVFRLKPARPRYAFTWDVSIVLRHLETLSPLKDLSLRVLTQKTAMLLALCTAQRAQTLTSITINNIIKLPGRLEIRVPDIIKTSGPGKFQPLLIIPAFIEKPELCLMHSVIRYLEVTAKLRGNIQQLFITTRKPYRAINTQTFSQWIKSVLRESKIDTSIFSSSHSSFRTTSPSVEDKILANKKLTLISVTNPHKEKYDN from the exons ATGTTAACCAAATTTATGTCAAAAAAGACTTGTTTAATTAGTGATCTAGCACAATTAATTGGTAAACTAGTCGCAGCTTGTCCAGCCATAGAATACGGCTTATTATATACAAGACttttagaaagagaaaaactaCTGGCTCTTATTATCAACGATTATGATTACGATAAGACTATAATAATCTCCCAGCACCTTCTTTCGGAACTAGATTGGTGGAGAGCCAgtctaaaaaattcaattaactcGATTAAATCGGGTAATTTTCAAATGATAATTTACACTGATGCATCTACAACCGGCTGGGGAGCTGTGAATGGTAATGAGAGGATACATGGGTTTTGGAATGAATCTGAAAAAAGGAAGCATATAAACTATTTAGAACTTCTGACGGTATATCTGGCCTTATGTAAATTAGCGATAGATGTTAGGAATTGTCAGATTCTTTTACGAATAGACAATACCACAGCAATATCTTACATTAACAAAATGGGAGGCGTtagatatatgaaatataattctctagctcgaaaaatttggaaatggGCCGaggacaagaatatttttttatttgcgtcCTATATAGCTTCCAAAGACAATGTAGAGGCAGACACTCTATcacgattaaaaaataacgatgGAGAATGGGAACTAGCATCGTTTGCGTTTAAGGAAATAGTTACCAAGTTCGGCAGACcagaaatagatttatttgctacgaatttaaataaaaaatgtaatagatTCGCTTCCTGGTATCCGGAGCCCAATAGTGAACAAATTGATGCTTTTACTTTCTCGTGGTCCGACTTAAACTTTTACGCTTTTCCCCCATTCATCCTGATATTAAGGACTCTAGTCAAAATAAAGCAAGATAAAGCCTGTGGTATCGTAGTGGTGCCTGATTGGCCAAATCAGCCATG GGAGATTATCGGCAAAGCCTTTCTGAAAAAAGGTGTACCTCAAGAGTCATTAGAAATAATGATAGCATCGTTGGCAAATTCAACGATTAAACAATACGAATCATCTTTACGGCAGTGGAAAACATACTGTGAACGAAAAGACCTAAACCTTTTTGAACCAACGTGCGACAATGTGATACAGTTTTTAACGGAATGTTTTAGAACCGGTGCGTCATATGGCACATTAAATTCTCATAGGTCTGCGATCTCCTTAATCTCAGAAAATAAGATAGGGGAAGCTAGCTTAATCACTCGGTTCTTGAAGGGAGTTTTTAGATTAAAACCTGCACGTCCGAGGTATGCATTCACGTGGGATGTATCCATAGTACTTAGGCATTTAGAAACGCTTTCTCCTTTAAAAGATCTAAGTCTTAGAGTATTAACACAGAAGACTGCAATGTTATTAGCTTTATGTACAGCCCAGAGGGCACAAACGCTAACCAgtattactattaataatattattaagttacCAGGACGATTGGAAATTAGAGTTCCggatataataaaaacgtcAGGACCTGGGAAGTTCCAGCCATTACTTATAATACCAGCCTTTATCGAAAAACCAGAACTATGTTTAATGCATTCAGTTATTAGATACCTAGAAGTTACAGCGAAGCTTAGAGGAAATATACAACAGCTCTTCATTACGACAAGAAAACCTTACAGAGCTATAAATACGCAGACCTTCAGTCAGTGGATCAAATCCGTTCTCCGAGAGAGCAAAATAGATACGTCTATTTTTTCG TCCAGTCACTCGTCATTTAGAACAACGTCTCCTAGCGTGGAGGACAAGATACTGGCGAACAAGAAACTCACATTAATCTCAGTAACAAATCCTCATAAAGAGAAATATGATAACTAA
- the LOC105674105 gene encoding beta-hexosaminidase subunit beta yields the protein MWNHVLVLFLATVPWQASSLHSESGPWVQTTKGEIWPMPNSRVVKEDFYVLRPSNFDIRVNGETCDIMTEAIERYTGIILTEARIARLVTEGQPRTFVRDDPHFKGTLEALSIRLLQPCEQNGDHWPHLYMNESYKLEINETSSVAVLRAESVWGILRGLETFSQVLASGDGPSLKVRCQTIVDAPKLPHRGLLLDTSRHYLPLSDILLTLDAMSYNKLNVLHWHIVDDNSFPYQSTRYPDLSAKGAYHPSMIYTPNDVQKVVDYARLRGIRVMPEFDTPGHTRSWGLAYPELLTTCYDSSGKPNGILGPMNPTNPLLYDFVRNLFSEIVQVFPDQYLHLGGDEVPFDCWASNSEIVEYMKLHNMSKKYELLENEYIAKILAISNSLDANTIVWQEVFDNGVVIPANTVVHVWKPQRWQKDLERATMAGHPVLLSSCWYLDHLLTGGDWAKYYNCDPFNFNNAANVTHLMLGGEACMWAEFIDKNNVHPRIWPRASAAAERLWSFNKQDNNVAAQRLEEHACRMNRRGIPAQPPNGAGFCVT from the exons ATGTGGAACCATGTACTTGTCTTGTTTCTGGCCACCGTGCCCTGGCAAGCTTCCTCGCTGCACTCGGAGTCGGGCCCTTGGGTCCAGACTACGAAGGGCGAGATCTGGCCCATGCCAAATTCGCGTGTAGTCAAAGAAGACTTCTATGTATTACGACCATCCAACTTCGATATTCGA gTGAATGGCGAGACGTGCGATATAATGACCGAAGCGATAGAACGATACACTGGGATTATCTTGACGGAAGCTAGGATAGCGAGGTTGGTCACGGAAGGGCAACCAAGAACATTCGTCCGAGACGATCCTCACTTCAAAGGCACTCTTGAGGCCCTAAGCATTCGTCTTTTGCAGCCTTGCGAGCAAAATGGGGATCATTGGCCACACTTATATATGAATGAATCCT ATAAACTCGAGATAAACGAGACATCGTCGGTCGCTGTTCTACGCGCCGAATCCGTCTGGGGAATCCTCCGAGGACTCGAGACCTTTTCGCAGGTATTGGCATCCGGCGACGGTCCGAGC TTAAAAGTAAGATGCCAGACTATTGTGGACGCGCCGAAACTGCCGCATCGCGGTCTTCTGTTGGATACCTCTCGCCACTACTTGCCCTTATCCGACATCCTATTGACACTGGACGCCATGTCATACAACAAACTGAATGTCCTTCACTGGCACATCGTTGACGACAACAGCTTTCCGTATCAAAGCACTAGGTATCCCGACTTGTCTGCCAAAGGCGCTTATCATCCTTCGATGATTTACACCCCTAACGACGTGCAGAAAGTTGTCGATTACGCGAGATTACGAGGAATCCGAGTAATGCCCGAGTTTGACACACCTGGACACACTAGATCATGGGGCCTGGCTTATCCTGAATTACTAACTACATGTTACG ATTCTTCCGGAAAGCCGAACGGTATATTAGGCCCGATGAATCCGACAAATCCGTTGCTGTACGATTTCGTACGGAATTTATTCTCCGAGATCGTGCAAGTATTCCCGGATCAATATCTCCACTTGGGTGGCGACGAAGTACCCTTCGATTGCTGGGCCAGCAATTCGGAAATTGTCGAGTACATGAAGCTGCACAATATGTCTAAGAAATACGAGCTGCTCGAGAACGAGTACATCGCCAAGATACTCGCGATCAGTAACTCACTCGACGCCAATACTATCGTATGGCAAGAG gTTTTTGATAATGGCGTCGTGATACCCGCGAACACTGTAGTACACGTTTGGAAACCGCAGCGTTGGCAAAAGGACTTGGAGAGAGCGACGATGGCAGGACATCCGGTTTTGCTGTCGTCTTGCTGGTATTTGGACCATCTCCTTACCGGTGGCGACTGGGCAAAGTATTACAACTGCGACCCCTTCAACTTTAACAACGCAGCCAATGTTACACATTTGATGCTCGGCGGCGAGGCTTGCATGTGGGCAGAGTTCATCGACAA aaataacgTGCATCCGAGGATTTGGCCACGTGCGAGCGCGGCGGCTGAGCGTCTGTGGAGCTTCAACAAACAGGATAACAATGTTGCCGCCCAACGTCTGGAAGAGCATGCCTGTCGCATGAATAGACGTGGTATACCCGCTCAGCCGCCGAATGGGGCAGGATTCTGCGTGACATAG